A window of the Chloroflexus sp. Y-396-1 genome harbors these coding sequences:
- a CDS encoding GNAT family N-acetyltransferase, producing the protein MNNFLHPRPVVLAGEKVFLSHIFAEDAALLAQWFADLELTALLGQQGRSFTLEQEQQWIAARANAVEHERTFAIVLRDSERLIGTCSLHNINLLHSTAELGIAIGDKTVWGRGYGREAVQLLIEYGFRYLNLYNISLWVYSFNERARRTYLAAGFREVGRLHGAVHFNGQRYDRILMEVTRNAGGR; encoded by the coding sequence ATGAATAATTTCCTGCATCCCCGTCCGGTTGTGCTGGCCGGAGAAAAGGTCTTTCTGAGCCATATCTTTGCTGAAGATGCAGCATTGTTAGCACAGTGGTTTGCCGATCTGGAATTGACTGCGCTGCTCGGTCAGCAGGGGCGTAGCTTTACCCTTGAGCAAGAACAGCAGTGGATCGCAGCAAGGGCCAATGCCGTTGAACACGAACGTACATTTGCCATCGTGTTGCGGGACTCTGAACGTTTGATCGGTACGTGCAGCCTGCACAACATCAATCTTTTACACAGCACCGCTGAGCTGGGTATTGCTATCGGTGATAAAACCGTGTGGGGGAGGGGCTACGGCCGTGAAGCAGTGCAGTTGTTGATCGAGTACGGCTTTCGGTATCTCAACCTCTACAATATCAGTCTCTGGGTGTACAGTTTTAATGAACGGGCGCGTCGTACGTACCTGGCTGCCGGATTTCGTGAGGTTGGGCGTTTACACGGTGCAGTGCATTTCAATGGTCAACGCTACGACCGTATCTTGATGGAGGTTACGCGCAACGCTGGTGGGCGATGA
- a CDS encoding threonine/serine dehydratase yields the protein MKQPLFPTPADILAAHRRIAGIVQPTPLEISRPLCALTGAEVWLKLELAQVTGSFKIRGAANALRQLPATTHVVACSAGNHALGIAHTAAMIGTTATLVVPATASPAKIAALRRYPVEVVLHGTGYDAAEAEALRMAAEYGWHFISPYNDPLVIAGQGTLAVEIWQTLADIDVIVVAVGGGGLASGVGLWAKAMNPRVRVIGVQAAASAAMTAALRTGRVAPVADEPTLADGLAGNIATDTITLPILQQVLDEMLLVDEPAIARAMRWLIEEHHLIAEGSAAVPLAALLEQQISDLAGQRVVVLLCGRNVTAATLQQIFAIPSKD from the coding sequence ATGAAACAACCGTTGTTCCCTACACCCGCCGATATACTGGCTGCACATCGACGTATCGCCGGGATCGTTCAGCCCACGCCGCTTGAGATAAGCCGGCCGTTATGTGCATTGACCGGCGCCGAAGTCTGGCTCAAGCTGGAGCTGGCCCAGGTGACCGGTAGTTTTAAGATTCGTGGTGCAGCGAATGCTCTGCGTCAGTTACCGGCTACGACCCACGTGGTAGCCTGCTCAGCCGGTAATCATGCTCTGGGTATTGCTCATACCGCAGCCATGATAGGTACGACGGCCACGCTAGTTGTACCGGCTACAGCTTCTCCGGCCAAAATCGCGGCCTTGCGCCGTTATCCGGTTGAGGTCGTTTTGCATGGCACGGGCTATGATGCAGCCGAGGCTGAAGCGTTGCGTATGGCCGCCGAGTACGGCTGGCATTTTATTTCACCTTACAATGACCCGCTGGTGATTGCTGGTCAGGGTACGCTGGCAGTTGAAATCTGGCAGACATTGGCCGATATTGATGTCATTGTGGTTGCGGTTGGGGGTGGTGGTCTGGCGAGTGGTGTTGGTCTCTGGGCTAAAGCAATGAACCCACGAGTGCGGGTGATTGGGGTGCAGGCTGCCGCTTCCGCAGCCATGACTGCTGCGTTGCGCACCGGGCGGGTGGCACCGGTTGCCGATGAACCAACGCTGGCCGATGGCCTGGCCGGTAACATTGCTACCGATACCATAACGCTGCCGATCTTGCAGCAGGTGCTCGATGAGATGCTGCTGGTCGATGAACCGGCTATCGCTCGTGCAATGCGCTGGCTTATCGAAGAACATCATCTCATCGCAGAGGGTAGTGCTGCGGTGCCACTCGCTGCGCTGCTCGAACAACAGATCAGCGATCTGGCCGGACAGCGCGTTGTTGTGCTGCTCTGTGGGCGTAATGTTACTGCGGCGACATTGCAACAAATCTTCGCTATTCCGTCAAAAGACTGA
- the argJ gene encoding bifunctional glutamate N-acetyltransferase/amino-acid acetyltransferase ArgJ — protein sequence MNFTIFEDGHIASPTGFRATGISAGLKEGSKARDLALVYSQYPCRAAALFTTSVFKAAPVFLSQAILLRNHDAIRAVLINAGQANAGTGQNGLNDAIECAKITADELEVPRDSVLLMSTGLIGVPLPMQRMRNGIRRAVSELDSNGGRRAALAILTTDTRPKERVLRVSLRNGPRYTLAGMAKGTRMIHPRLATLLALITTDLAISQPLLQRALRQSVDRSFNRLNIDGDCSPNDSVIMLANGAIDHPPITDSSTWEFGVFQEALDFLCADLANQIVRDAAGSGKVIKVVVQGAADEATAQAIAHAVARSGSVRAACRRNSSDWGALLAAIGASAVELRPDLLDLRIGTVPVMLRGTPVPFDPTNLVQTMSGPEVELMIDLNLGLAETTVWTCTWTDG from the coding sequence ATGAACTTCACAATCTTTGAAGATGGTCATATCGCCAGCCCAACCGGGTTCCGCGCCACCGGCATTTCTGCCGGCCTGAAAGAGGGGAGCAAGGCACGTGATCTGGCCCTCGTCTACTCTCAATATCCATGCCGTGCAGCAGCCTTGTTCACAACCAGCGTCTTCAAAGCGGCGCCGGTGTTTCTGAGTCAGGCCATTTTGCTGCGTAACCACGATGCGATCCGGGCCGTGTTGATTAACGCCGGTCAAGCAAACGCTGGCACCGGCCAGAACGGACTGAATGATGCGATTGAGTGCGCCAAGATAACAGCCGATGAGCTAGAAGTGCCACGCGATTCAGTGCTGTTGATGTCAACCGGTCTGATTGGGGTACCACTGCCGATGCAACGAATGCGCAACGGTATTCGACGGGCAGTAAGTGAACTCGATAGTAATGGGGGACGGCGAGCTGCGCTGGCGATACTTACCACCGACACACGTCCCAAGGAACGAGTCCTGCGCGTTTCGTTGCGGAACGGCCCACGTTACACGCTGGCCGGAATGGCGAAGGGAACCCGCATGATCCACCCCCGGCTGGCGACGCTGTTGGCTCTCATCACTACTGACCTGGCGATCAGCCAACCACTGCTGCAACGAGCACTACGACAGAGTGTCGATCGTTCGTTCAATCGGTTGAACATTGACGGTGACTGTAGCCCAAATGATAGTGTGATTATGCTGGCGAATGGTGCTATCGACCATCCACCAATCACTGACTCAAGTACCTGGGAGTTTGGTGTCTTTCAGGAAGCCCTCGACTTCTTGTGCGCCGATCTGGCAAACCAAATTGTGCGCGATGCAGCCGGTTCTGGTAAAGTGATTAAGGTGGTGGTGCAGGGGGCCGCCGATGAAGCGACAGCTCAGGCTATTGCCCATGCCGTGGCCCGCTCCGGCTCGGTGCGAGCAGCCTGTCGGCGCAACTCATCCGATTGGGGTGCACTCCTGGCTGCTATTGGCGCTAGCGCTGTTGAGTTGCGTCCTGATCTCCTTGATCTTCGGATCGGGACGGTGCCGGTTATGCTTCGCGGTACGCCCGTTCCGTTTGACCCGACGAACCTGGTGCAGACGATGTCGGGCCCTGAAGTCGAATTGATGATCGACCTCAATCTTGGCCTGGCCGAAACAACCGTCTGGACCTGCACGTGGACAGATGGGTGA
- a CDS encoding RNA-guided endonuclease TnpB family protein: MLIAHKIALDPNNKQATSFKKACGVARFAYNWALAEWKRQYEAHKADPSLPKPSEAALRRQLNAIKREQFPWMLAVTKNAPQMAIIQLGEAFKNFFAGRARYPQFRKKGKDDRFTLTNDQVRIDGCRIRIPNLGWVRMRESLRFAGKIMSATISRVANRWFVSITVDTDNPPKRPAENQGVVGVDLGVSAMATLSTGEKIAGPKPHTALLKRLRRLSRSLSRKQKGSANWRKAKAKLARLHARIANIRQDALHKLTSDLTRRFHTIVIENLNVRGMLKNRHLARAIADMSFFEFRRQLDYKAAMRGGQVVVADRFFASSKTCSACGHKLEDLPLSVRQWTCPKCGTIHDRDINAAINLKNLAAQRGPTASSAGSDACGEEGSGGHRKMAVKPASMKQEVSFEPA, from the coding sequence GTGCTGATCGCGCATAAAATCGCACTTGATCCCAACAACAAGCAGGCCACCTCTTTCAAGAAGGCTTGCGGTGTGGCGCGTTTTGCCTACAACTGGGCGCTGGCCGAGTGGAAGAGGCAATATGAGGCCCACAAAGCCGACCCGTCTTTGCCCAAACCCTCTGAGGCCGCCTTGCGCCGCCAGCTCAACGCCATCAAGCGTGAGCAGTTTCCCTGGATGCTGGCAGTCACGAAGAACGCCCCACAGATGGCGATCATCCAGTTGGGCGAGGCGTTCAAGAACTTCTTTGCCGGTCGCGCCAGATACCCGCAATTCCGCAAAAAAGGAAAGGATGACCGCTTCACGCTCACCAACGACCAGGTCCGCATCGACGGCTGCCGCATTCGCATCCCCAATCTTGGTTGGGTGCGCATGCGTGAGTCGTTGCGCTTTGCTGGCAAGATCATGTCGGCCACGATCTCCCGTGTGGCCAACCGCTGGTTTGTCAGCATCACCGTCGATACCGACAATCCACCTAAGCGCCCCGCCGAGAACCAAGGCGTGGTGGGTGTGGATTTGGGCGTCTCGGCGATGGCAACACTCTCGACGGGAGAGAAAATCGCTGGCCCCAAGCCGCACACAGCGCTTCTGAAGCGCTTGCGCAGGCTCTCGCGCAGTCTAAGTCGCAAGCAGAAAGGCTCAGCCAATTGGCGTAAGGCCAAGGCGAAGCTCGCCAGGCTTCATGCCCGCATTGCCAATATCCGGCAAGATGCCTTGCACAAGCTCACGTCCGACCTTACGCGGCGGTTTCACACCATCGTTATCGAAAACCTGAACGTGCGTGGGATGCTGAAAAACCGGCATCTGGCACGCGCTATTGCCGACATGAGTTTCTTCGAGTTCCGACGGCAGTTGGACTACAAGGCAGCGATGCGTGGTGGGCAAGTGGTCGTGGCAGATCGCTTCTTCGCCAGCAGCAAGACTTGCTCGGCGTGTGGGCACAAGCTCGAGGATTTGCCGCTGTCGGTGCGCCAGTGGACGTGCCCGAAATGCGGCACGATCCACGATCGCGACATCAATGCCGCGATCAACTTGAAGAATCTTGCCGCCCAACGTGGCCCTACGGCGAGTTCCGCCGGAAGTGACGCCTGTGGAGAGGAAGGCTCTGGCGGCCATCGCAAGATGGCCGTGAAACCGGCCTCGATGAAGCAGGAAGTCAGCTTTGAACCTGCTTAG
- a CDS encoding glycosyltransferase family 4 protein, whose amino-acid sequence MHILHVVQLYWPAPSGAARYFQEIGARLVAEGHRVTVLTTDAFDLEHLWMAGKRRISEPTGEHDGVMIRRLTIRRLPAPAMLYPVIRRLMVELGRVGRPAIPFLRRLATLTPQLPDLATVLTDPALANVDIVHTTNITLDFALIPVARWAAERGITHICTPFVHLGEPGSEQVVRYYAMPHQIELLRQTTWVATMTDIERAYLIRRGIPASQIVTVGAGVNPTEVTGGDGRRFRTTYRIHGPMVLSLGVAAFDKGTVHTLAAMRRLWAQGSDAIWVQCGPAFGGFADTVAALQPEEQDRVRILGYVDDATRRDALAAADLYVQPSRTDSFGITYLEAWCNGIPVIGARAGGVPAVVRHGVDGLLVPFGNVTAIAGAIDRLLRDRVLAQALGAAGRARVWRELTWDAVYERIRPLYTNHDHRPPALRVTSIKIRS is encoded by the coding sequence ATGCACATTCTTCACGTCGTTCAACTCTACTGGCCAGCACCGAGCGGAGCAGCGCGTTATTTTCAAGAGATCGGAGCGCGGCTGGTAGCTGAAGGTCATCGGGTTACTGTACTGACGACCGATGCCTTCGATCTTGAACATCTCTGGATGGCCGGAAAACGGCGGATTAGTGAGCCAACCGGTGAGCACGATGGAGTGATGATCCGACGGCTGACAATCCGGCGTTTACCTGCACCGGCCATGCTCTACCCGGTCATTCGGCGGCTGATGGTTGAGTTGGGGCGTGTCGGGCGGCCTGCAATCCCCTTCCTCCGCCGATTGGCAACCTTGACGCCGCAACTACCCGATCTTGCGACAGTCCTAACCGATCCGGCACTCGCCAACGTAGACATCGTTCATACCACCAACATTACGCTCGATTTTGCGCTGATCCCGGTCGCACGCTGGGCTGCCGAGCGTGGAATCACTCACATTTGTACACCCTTCGTACATCTGGGTGAACCGGGTAGTGAGCAGGTGGTGCGGTATTATGCTATGCCGCACCAGATCGAACTCCTCCGGCAGACAACCTGGGTGGCGACGATGACCGATATTGAACGGGCATACCTTATACGGCGTGGGATACCGGCCAGCCAGATTGTCACCGTTGGCGCGGGGGTCAATCCGACTGAAGTGACCGGTGGCGATGGAAGACGTTTTCGCACTACCTATCGAATCCATGGCCCGATGGTGTTAAGCCTTGGAGTAGCCGCCTTTGACAAAGGTACTGTTCATACCCTGGCTGCTATGCGGCGCCTGTGGGCACAGGGAAGCGACGCGATTTGGGTACAATGTGGGCCAGCTTTTGGCGGTTTCGCCGATACAGTAGCAGCATTGCAACCAGAGGAACAGGATCGAGTACGAATTCTCGGCTACGTTGATGATGCGACCCGACGTGATGCACTGGCGGCGGCCGATCTTTACGTGCAACCGTCACGCACCGATAGTTTTGGAATAACGTATCTTGAAGCGTGGTGTAACGGGATACCGGTCATTGGTGCTCGAGCAGGCGGTGTACCGGCTGTTGTGCGCCACGGTGTCGATGGCTTACTCGTGCCATTCGGCAATGTTACGGCTATTGCCGGCGCGATTGACCGCCTGCTTCGTGATCGGGTGCTGGCGCAAGCGTTGGGCGCAGCCGGACGGGCGCGAGTCTGGCGGGAATTGACCTGGGATGCAGTCTACGAGCGCATTCGCCCGCTGTACACCAATCACGATCATCGCCCACCAGCGTTGCGCGTAACCTCCATCAAGATACGGTCGTAG
- a CDS encoding IS607 family transposase, whose amino-acid sequence MERYGAIGEASAALGVSITTLRRWEREGKLLPERTAGGQRRYDLAKLKPELFRAAPQDRTTIAYARVSRHDQKDDLERQKQVLELYCARQGWACEVIADLGSGMHYHKKGVQRLLNAIIAGDVGRLLITHTGRLLRFGAEPVFAICEAKNVEVVILNQGEDTTVEEDLAGDVLAIITVCSARLYGSRSRKNQKLIDGVKKAVEEAQTC is encoded by the coding sequence ATGGAGAGATATGGAGCGATAGGCGAGGCATCTGCGGCGTTGGGTGTGTCGATTACGACGCTGCGGCGATGGGAACGCGAAGGCAAGTTGCTACCTGAGCGCACAGCTGGAGGGCAGCGCCGGTATGATCTTGCCAAGCTCAAGCCTGAGTTGTTTCGCGCCGCGCCCCAAGACCGTACAACCATCGCCTACGCCCGCGTATCTCGCCACGACCAAAAAGACGACCTGGAGCGACAGAAGCAGGTGCTGGAGTTGTACTGTGCCCGCCAGGGTTGGGCATGCGAGGTCATCGCCGATCTGGGTTCGGGCATGCACTACCACAAGAAAGGCGTGCAGCGTTTGCTCAATGCCATCATTGCAGGCGATGTTGGGCGCTTGCTCATCACGCACACGGGTCGTCTGTTGCGCTTTGGCGCGGAACCGGTCTTTGCCATCTGTGAAGCAAAGAACGTCGAGGTGGTCATCCTCAATCAAGGCGAGGACACGACGGTTGAGGAAGATTTGGCCGGGGATGTGTTGGCGATCATTACGGTGTGCTCGGCCCGTTTGTACGGTTCGCGCAGCCGCAAGAACCAGAAGCTCATTGATGGTGTGAAGAAGGCTGTCGAGGAGGCGCAGACGTGCTGA
- the rsgA gene encoding ribosome small subunit-dependent GTPase A, whose amino-acid sequence MSRKTIPTTAFETTPTTGATRLVGSVLRAQSGFFWVQTEQGILECRLRGRLKKERQATDLVVIGDQVEVQPVGNGQGAIEAVLPRRSRLARRAAGSRGAYKEDVIVANVDQVLLVFACAQPDFTPRMLDRYLVICEHSGLPVVIVATKIDLVERSTAEAMFAPYAHIGYPIVYTSIITGEGIDELRSRLAGQISVVTGKSGVGKSSLLNAIQPGLNLRTGEVSERLSKGRHTTTVAELIPLNLPGGGYVADTPGIREIGLWNLPASDLAWCFREFRPFLGDCYFVGCTHLHEPRCAVRAAVERGEITPARYESYARLMNSDEDA is encoded by the coding sequence ATGAGTCGTAAAACTATACCCACTACCGCATTTGAGACAACTCCAACAACTGGCGCAACCCGCCTGGTTGGGTCGGTCTTACGAGCGCAGAGTGGTTTCTTCTGGGTGCAGACAGAACAAGGCATCCTGGAATGTCGTTTACGTGGCCGCCTTAAGAAAGAGCGTCAGGCAACCGATCTGGTTGTCATTGGTGATCAGGTTGAGGTTCAACCGGTAGGAAATGGGCAGGGTGCTATCGAAGCGGTGCTGCCACGACGGAGTCGCTTGGCACGACGTGCTGCCGGGTCACGTGGTGCGTATAAGGAGGATGTGATTGTTGCCAATGTTGATCAGGTGCTCCTAGTCTTCGCTTGTGCCCAACCTGATTTCACACCCCGCATGCTCGACCGTTATCTGGTTATTTGCGAGCATAGTGGGTTGCCGGTTGTGATTGTCGCAACCAAGATTGATTTGGTCGAACGCAGCACGGCTGAAGCAATGTTTGCCCCATACGCACATATTGGCTATCCTATTGTCTATACCAGTATTATCACCGGTGAAGGCATTGATGAACTGCGGAGCCGCCTGGCCGGCCAGATCAGTGTTGTAACCGGCAAGTCGGGGGTAGGTAAGAGTAGCCTGCTGAATGCGATCCAACCCGGTCTGAATCTGCGTACCGGTGAAGTTAGTGAACGTCTGTCTAAAGGCCGCCACACGACGACGGTCGCTGAGTTGATTCCGCTGAATCTACCTGGTGGTGGCTATGTCGCCGACACGCCGGGAATTCGCGAGATTGGGCTTTGGAATCTACCGGCCAGCGACCTTGCCTGGTGTTTTCGCGAGTTTCGTCCATTTCTCGGTGATTGCTACTTTGTCGGTTGTACGCATCTCCATGAGCCTCGTTGCGCGGTACGTGCCGCAGTTGAGCGTGGCGAAATCACGCCAGCTCGCTACGAGAGCTACGCCCGCTTGATGAACAGTGATGAAGATGCGTGA
- a CDS encoding thioredoxin domain-containing protein: MSAGSRPLNRLAYESSPYLQQHADNPVDWYPWGEEALERARREDKPILVSIGYAACHWCHVMAHESFADPEIAAIQNEHFINIKVDREERPDLDAIYMAAAQALTGRGGWPLNVFCLPDGTPFYAGTYFPPDAKAARYRMPSWRQVLLSIAEAYRSRRAEVTASAHELLDHIKLLARPLPETAPLDEALLIEAAAQIGREFDHRYGGFGDAPKFPQPLVLEFLLRAHLRGDVQALPMLHQTLEQMARGGMYDQVGGGFHRYSVDARWLVPHFEKMLYDNALLAEIYHLAALVTGDPFLARIADETFAYLLRDLRHSDGAFFSSEDADSLPVAGAAHAEEGAFYVWTPDELRVALGDDATLVGAYYGVTRQGNFEGRSILHVPRPTTAVASMLGVSVERLEETVARARPILRAFRERRPRPFRDEKIITAWNALAIRALAVASARVPEYLGFAQQCADFLLTNLRRADGRLLRSWKDGRPGPAAFLEDYALLCDALIELHAASGETRYLAIAIELADALLDLFWDDQAGMFFDTGCDQPALVTRPRDLSDNATPSGSSAAAYALLRLYAITGRELYATRARQVLEQATPMLKRFPLGFGRMLCAADIAIGPTRELAIIGPSDHPATQALVAVARAAYRPRLVIVRAMPNDPVALLSPLLSGRTMIDDRPTAYLCEQFACQLPVTTPEALQAQLG, translated from the coding sequence ATGAGTGCCGGATCACGTCCCTTAAATCGACTGGCCTACGAATCCAGTCCGTATTTGCAGCAGCACGCCGATAATCCGGTTGACTGGTACCCGTGGGGAGAGGAGGCTCTTGAGCGCGCCCGCCGTGAAGACAAACCGATCCTGGTCAGTATTGGCTACGCTGCCTGCCATTGGTGCCATGTCATGGCGCATGAAAGTTTTGCCGACCCTGAGATCGCAGCAATTCAAAACGAACACTTTATCAACATTAAGGTTGATCGTGAAGAACGGCCCGATCTCGATGCCATTTATATGGCAGCAGCACAAGCTCTGACGGGACGTGGTGGCTGGCCGCTCAATGTCTTTTGTCTCCCTGACGGGACACCGTTCTACGCCGGCACCTATTTTCCTCCTGACGCAAAGGCAGCACGGTACCGGATGCCCAGTTGGCGACAGGTGTTACTCTCAATTGCCGAAGCCTATCGCTCCCGGCGCGCCGAGGTGACAGCGTCAGCCCACGAGCTGCTCGATCATATTAAACTCCTGGCCCGTCCACTTCCAGAGACTGCCCCACTCGATGAGGCATTGTTGATTGAGGCCGCTGCCCAAATTGGGCGCGAGTTTGACCACCGGTACGGTGGTTTTGGTGATGCGCCTAAGTTTCCCCAACCGTTGGTGCTTGAGTTTTTATTACGTGCCCACCTGCGTGGCGATGTCCAGGCCTTACCGATGCTCCACCAAACGCTCGAGCAGATGGCACGCGGTGGAATGTACGATCAGGTGGGAGGAGGGTTTCACCGCTACAGCGTCGATGCACGCTGGCTGGTACCACATTTTGAGAAAATGCTCTACGATAACGCACTGCTGGCCGAGATTTACCATCTGGCGGCGCTGGTTACCGGCGATCCGTTCCTTGCCCGTATTGCCGACGAGACCTTCGCCTATCTGCTGCGCGATCTACGCCATTCTGATGGCGCATTCTTCAGTAGCGAGGACGCTGATAGCTTACCGGTAGCAGGGGCGGCCCACGCCGAGGAGGGTGCATTTTATGTCTGGACACCTGACGAACTGCGCGTTGCCCTCGGCGACGATGCAACGCTGGTTGGCGCCTACTATGGGGTAACACGCCAGGGAAATTTTGAAGGTCGTTCGATTTTACACGTGCCACGTCCGACAACCGCAGTAGCATCAATGCTCGGCGTGTCGGTTGAACGGTTGGAGGAGACGGTAGCGCGTGCACGCCCAATCTTGCGTGCATTCCGCGAGCGACGACCCCGCCCATTTCGTGATGAAAAGATTATTACCGCATGGAATGCGCTGGCAATCCGGGCGCTGGCAGTCGCGAGTGCGCGTGTCCCGGAATATCTGGGGTTTGCCCAACAGTGCGCCGATTTTCTGCTAACGAATCTGCGGCGTGCTGATGGTCGATTACTCCGAAGCTGGAAGGATGGGCGGCCGGGGCCAGCAGCGTTTCTCGAAGATTATGCGCTGCTTTGCGATGCGTTGATCGAGCTGCATGCGGCCAGTGGTGAAACTCGGTATCTGGCAATCGCCATCGAACTGGCCGATGCTCTACTCGATCTCTTTTGGGATGATCAGGCTGGAATGTTCTTCGACACCGGTTGCGATCAACCAGCATTGGTAACTCGTCCACGTGATCTGAGCGACAACGCAACACCCTCGGGTTCATCGGCAGCGGCCTACGCATTGTTGCGGCTCTACGCAATAACCGGACGTGAGCTGTATGCAACCCGCGCTCGGCAAGTACTTGAACAGGCGACGCCTATGTTGAAGCGCTTTCCGCTCGGGTTCGGTCGGATGTTATGTGCAGCCGATATTGCGATTGGCCCAACTCGTGAACTGGCAATTATTGGCCCGTCTGATCATCCGGCAACACAGGCCTTGGTTGCGGTGGCCCGTGCGGCATACCGGCCTCGTCTGGTCATTGTACGAGCAATGCCCAATGACCCGGTTGCATTGCTCAGCCCACTGCTCAGCGGACGCACGATGATCGACGATCGGCCCACCGCCTATCTCTGTGAGCAGTTTGCCTGTCAGTTACCGGTGACAACCCCTGAAGCACTCCAGGCGCAATTGGGTTGA
- a CDS encoding class I SAM-dependent rRNA methyltransferase has translation MATVILLPGRERPVIQRHPWIFSGAIAEVRGNPAPGAVVDVYAHDGSWLARGFWSSTSQLRVRLATWERTQLLDETWLHEAIARAITGREKWLHNPAIACRLVFSESDGIPGLIVDRYGCYLVIQLLTQAMATRADQVIKVLVDLLAPRGIYERSDAEVREKESLPPAVGLRWGEAPPRLPVTLITGLDQLASERRMFADLQTGQKTGIYLDQAINHLRVGAYCSDADTLDCFSYAGGFALAAARAGARQLTLIDASAEALALAADNLRLNDLSIPTELVEGDAFQILRQYRNEHRQFDVVILDPPKFVHQQSHLQRATRGYKDINLQALHLIRSGGILATFSCSGLVSADLFQKIIFGAAIDAGRDVQILERLTQAPDHPVLLTFPESEYLKGLICRVW, from the coding sequence ATGGCAACTGTTATTCTGCTTCCCGGTCGCGAACGACCGGTTATTCAACGACATCCATGGATCTTCTCTGGAGCTATCGCCGAGGTACGCGGAAATCCGGCGCCTGGTGCGGTCGTCGATGTGTACGCTCATGACGGAAGCTGGCTGGCCCGTGGCTTTTGGAGCAGCACCTCACAACTGCGTGTGCGACTGGCTACCTGGGAACGAACCCAACTGCTCGATGAAACGTGGCTCCACGAAGCGATTGCACGGGCAATTACCGGACGCGAAAAATGGCTCCACAACCCGGCCATTGCCTGCCGGCTGGTGTTTAGCGAGTCGGATGGTATCCCTGGCCTGATCGTGGATCGGTACGGCTGCTATCTGGTTATCCAATTGCTCACGCAGGCAATGGCAACCCGAGCCGATCAGGTGATAAAAGTATTAGTGGATTTACTCGCCCCACGCGGTATCTACGAACGGAGCGATGCCGAGGTACGAGAGAAAGAATCGCTCCCACCGGCTGTGGGATTGCGCTGGGGGGAAGCGCCACCTCGCTTACCGGTAACGTTGATAACCGGTCTCGATCAACTCGCCAGCGAACGACGTATGTTCGCCGATCTGCAAACCGGTCAGAAGACCGGTATCTACCTTGATCAGGCGATTAACCATCTGCGAGTAGGAGCTTACTGTAGCGACGCCGATACACTCGACTGTTTTTCTTACGCCGGTGGATTTGCGCTGGCGGCTGCCCGTGCTGGTGCCCGTCAGCTTACGCTGATCGATGCCAGTGCTGAAGCCCTCGCCTTGGCTGCCGATAACCTCCGCCTAAACGATCTGTCGATACCAACTGAATTGGTTGAGGGTGATGCGTTTCAGATTCTGCGTCAATACCGCAACGAGCATCGTCAATTTGATGTGGTCATCCTCGATCCACCGAAATTTGTCCACCAGCAATCTCACCTGCAACGCGCCACCCGTGGCTACAAAGATATTAATTTGCAGGCACTGCACCTGATCCGGAGTGGGGGGATATTAGCAACATTCAGTTGTTCGGGTCTGGTTTCAGCCGATCTCTTTCAGAAAATTATCTTTGGCGCTGCAATTGATGCCGGACGCGATGTACAAATCCTCGAACGGCTGACTCAGGCGCCTGATCATCCAGTGCTCCTGACGTTTCCAGAAAGTGAATATCTCAAAGGATTGATCTGTCGGGTGTGGTAA